A genomic segment from Pollutimonas thiosulfatoxidans encodes:
- the hpf gene encoding ribosome hibernation-promoting factor, HPF/YfiA family, translating into MNLSITGRHLEITPAIREYVMNKMSRVSRHFDNVIDTQVILSIERLNHTAEVTVRLPGKDVHCAAIDENLYAAIDLLTDKTDRQVIKYKTIVQNHAHEPVKRQEAPPVE; encoded by the coding sequence ATGAACCTGAGCATCACTGGTCGTCACCTGGAAATCACCCCCGCCATACGGGAATATGTCATGAACAAAATGTCGCGTGTATCTCGACATTTCGATAACGTCATCGACACACAGGTCATACTCTCAATAGAGCGCCTGAACCACACCGCCGAAGTCACCGTGCGGCTGCCTGGCAAAGACGTACACTGCGCAGCCATAGACGAAAACCTCTATGCCGCCATCGACCTGCTTACCGACAAAACCGACAGGCAGGTCATCAAATACAAAACCATCGTGCAAAACCACGCCCACGAACCCGTGAAGCGACAGGAAGCCCCTCCCGTAGAATAA